The Rubrobacter tropicus nucleotide sequence TGCTGCCTCCAGGATGACGGAACGCGCGATCATGGCCCGCGTCGAACCGAGCGCCCGCAGCATGCCCAGCTCCCTGGTCCGCTCGAGCACGGTCATCGAGAGCGCGTTGAACACTAGAAACGCCCCGACGAAGAGCGCCGTCCCGGCGAAGAAGAGCAGCGCGAGCCTGAACCCCTGCAACTGCCCCGTTACCGCCTGCGTCCGCGTCTCCGACCGCTCCGCCTGCAACCCTTCGCCCAGGCCCCTGTCCAGCCGCTCCCGCAACTCCCCGACCGGCACGCCCTCCCCGGCCTCGACCGCGATGCCGGAGATCTGGTCCGGCTTGTCGAACGCGTCCTGGACGAAGGGCAGAGGGACCATGCCGAAGGCGAGCCCCCCGAACGACCCGCCCGGTATCCTGAGCAGCCCTACGACCTTCGCCTCCCGCGGACCTGCGGGCGTGCCCAGCGTTACCTCGTCCCCGATCTTCAGCCCGGCCCCCTCCGCCGCGGCGCCGTCGAGGGTGAGCTCCCGCCCGCTCTTCGGGAACCTCCCGTCCGTCAACTCGAAGCCCGTCGCGAGTTCCGCGGACCTGGGTTCCACGCCGAAGAGGCGCATGCTCCTGACCTCCGGCAGTCCGGCTTCGGTCTCGCGGTCCAGGATCAGGGACGCCGAGCTCGCGTACCGGGGCGCGGCCGACTCCACCCCCTCGAAACCACGTACCTTCTCAACGGTCTTCTGGTCGAAGCCGCCCGAGCCCCGGCCGCGGTCACCGTGAGGTCGGCTGATCCGTAGGCGCGGGAGAAGAGTTGCTGAAAGGTGCCCGACATCGTGTTCGAGAGCGTCAACACGCCGAAGACGATGCCGACCCCGAGCACGATGCCGACGGCGGTGAGCAGCGTGCGCTGCGCCCTGGCCCGCAGGTTGCGCAGGCTCAGGCCCGAGAAGCGCCTCAACTTCACAGGGACGCCGCCCCGGGGCGTGCTAACCTGAACGAGATCTGGGCGAAAACGTTTGAGTGGGGAGGACGGATGGAAGAGCGCGGCGGGCCCGTCAGGGTAGGTTCTGAGAGGGAGAATAAACACTCGCGGCTCGGGGTCGCCTCCTTCGTGATAGCCGTCCTGACCACGGTGCTCTTCATCGTGCTGCTCGTCGTGATCTTCGGCGCCGCGGGGCAATTGCTCGGGAACGAGGACCCGCAGAGCGTCACGCCCCAGGACCTGCAACAGAACCTCGAAGAATCTCCCGGCACGACGGGCGTGCTCGGGGTCGCGGGCTTCGGCCTGGTGGCTAGCCCGTTCCTGTACCTTCTCGGCGCCGCGCTCGGCACAGCCGGCCTCATACAGAAGCGCCGCAAGAGGCTGTTCGCCGTCCTCGGGACCGTCGCGAACGGCGTGATCTTCCTCGGCCTTCTGGCCCTCGTCCTGTTCCTCGTCGTGGTCGGCACGACCATCCAGCCCTGATCCGTCATGCTTCCCGCTCCATGAACAGGAACTCGTACCCGCCGACGTTCGTCTCGTGCATATAAGTCTCGCCCCGCCCGAAACCGGCCCGCTCGTAGACCCGTATCGCGCGTTCGTTGAAGGTCGTCACGGAGAGCGTGAAACGCCGGGGCGCGAGACGTTCGCGCGCGAACCCCAGCCCGGCGCTGCAGAACTCCTCCCCGATCCCGCGTCCCGTCAGGTCCGGCCTGAGCCCTAGGCCGACGTCCATGGTCTCGCTCGTCTTCTCGAACTGGAAGAACCCGACGAGGTCTCCCTCCTCGTCCAGGGCCGAGAAGTAGACGTCTTTTCGGCGCTCTTCGTCCAGAAGCTCCGCGAGGTCATCCGGGTCCGCGTCGCCGTTGTAGAAGTCGTAGGGGGGCTCGTAGCGCCAGCCGGAGATCTCGCGGGCGTCGGCGGCGTCCATCTGCCGGAAGGAGTAGCCGGAAGGCATCTCAGCCCAGGGATTCGAGCGTCCTGATGCGCTCGAGGATGTCGTCCGGGTTGGGGTCGCGGGCCTCGTCGACCACGCGGCCGTCGGAGAGGAAGACGGCCCTGTCTGAGGCGGAGGCGGCGCGCGGGTCGTGGGTGACCATCAGGATGGTCTGGTCGTAGCGGGCGGCCGACTCTTTGAGGAGGACGAGCACCTCGGCTCCGGTCCTCGAGTCGAGGTTTCCGGTCGGCTCGTCGGCGAGGATGATGTCGGGGAAGCGTATGAGGGCGCGGGCTATGGCGACCCGCTGCTGCTCGCCGCCCGAGAGCTCGTCCGGCCTGTGATCCCGGCGGCCCGTCAGGCCGACGAGGTCTAGAAGCTCGTCCACCCGCCTCGCGTACTTGCCCGGCTTCTTGCCGGAGATCAAAACCGGCAGGAGCACGTTCTCCTCGGCCGAGAGCGTCGGTATGAGGTTGAAGAACTGGAACACGAAACCCATCCGCCGCCGCCTCAGCAGCGTGAGCTCCCTGTCGGAGAGCCCGGACAGCTCCGTCCCGCCGACGATGACGCGCCCTTCCGAGGGCTTGTCCAGGGCGCCGAGGATGTGCAGCAGCGTGCTCTTACCCGACCCGCTTGGGCCCATGATCGCGGCGAACTCCCCGTTGGGGAACGCCAAAGAGACGTCGTCGAGCGCCCGCACCGCCGTCGAACCCTCGCCGTAGACCTTACGCAGGCCCACCGTCTCGACAGCGTTTGGAACACCGTTCTCCACGAGCCGAGTATATCCGTGCATAGGACCGACACGACGAAGAAGGCTTTGAGGGGTGGGGAGTCGGGACCCACACTGCCAGGCGCCCCTAAAAACCTGAGAACCTCAAAACCTTTGTAACATCTACATCCCGCTGGTAGAATCCCGCGGCAATCGCATAAGCCCCTGCTCCGCCGGGACGAGCCCGGGGAGCCGAATCTAGACCGGAGGAGGCAACCATAACTACTTACGAAGCCATGCTCATAGTCATACCCGAGCTCGACGAAGAGCAGGTCGAGAATACGGTCGGCCGTTTTCGCACGATCATCGAGCGCACGGGCGGCGAGGCCGGCGAGCCCAAGCACTGGGGCCGCCGCAAGCTCGCCTACGAGATAGACAACCGCACCGACGGTTTCTACGTCGTCATGGAGTTCACGACCGGGGAGCGGACCCTCGTCGAGCTCAAGCGCATCCTGCGCGTCTCGGACGACGTGCTGCGGCACACGATCGTGAAGCTCCCGCCGAGCTACGCGCACAAGCCGCTGCCGGAGCCCGAAGAAGTCCCGGCCTAACACGACTCTCCAGGAGGTAGAGAATGGGTAAGAGAAGGAGTGGCCCGCCCCGCGGGGGCCGGCCGGTAAAGAGCAAGCCGTGCGTCTTCTGCAAAGAGGACGTCGCGTACGTGGACTACAAGGACTACAACGTGCTGCGCCGGTTCGTCTCCGACCGGGGCAAGATCCGGGCCCGCAGGGTGACCGGCCTCTGCCCGCAGCACCAGCGCGAGGCGGCCACCTCGATCAAGCGCGCCCGCGAGATGGCGCTTCTGCCCTACGTGGTAGGAAGGTAAAGGGCCATGCAGGTGATACTGACCCAGGACGTGGACAAGATAGGCCAGAGGGGCGATATCGTGGACGTTAGCCGCGGCTACGTCCGCAACTTCCTGGTCCCCCGCAACCTCGCCGAGGTCGCGACGCCGGGCAAGATGGAAGAGGCCCGCCGCGAGATGGCCGAGAGCGAGGAGCGGGACCGCCGCCTCGCCGAGCGCGCCGAGGAGATCGCCGCGACCCTGAACAAGAGCGTGATCACCATCGAGGCCCGCACCGGCGAGGACGAGCGCCTCTTCGGCTCCGTCACCGCCGCGAACGTCGCCGACGCCGTCGAGAAGGCCCGCGGAGTCCGGATCGACCGGCGCAGGGTCCGCATGGACGAGCCCATAAAGTCCCTCGGCACCCACCAGGTCCCGATCCAGGTCCACGGCGACGTCGAAGCCAGCGTCAAGGTCATCGTCGTCCCCAAACTGTAGCCGGCGGTTCGTGCAGCGAACCGCGCTTTCAGCTTTCGGCCGTCAGCTTTTTTTGTTCTGCTGACGGCCCGGCCTCTTGCCGGAACGCTTGTCCTCCCGGGATACCTCGGGAGGGGTGGGTGTAGTTGAGGTGTAGGTTTATGTATGACCTGGACCAGAAGGTGAAGGCCCCCGTCTTGTAACGGGGGCCTTTGTGTTGCATATTTGGGAGTCCTATGGAGCGTCGGGGGAGGATGCGGAGCGTAGAGACGGGGGCCGACGCGGCCCGCGTGCCGCCGCATGACCTGGATGCCGAGCGGGCGGTAATAGGGGCTTTGCTCGTCTCGGAGACCGCTGTGGCCGCTGTGGCGGAGCAGCTCACGGCCGAGGAGTTTTACTCGGAGACGCACCGGATCATCTACGGGGCTATGATGCGGCTCTACTCGCGCGGGGACCGCATAGACCAGATCACGCTCACGAACGAACTCAACTCCATAAACGAGTTCGACCGCGTCGGCGGCCGGGCCTACGTCTTCCAGCTCGTCGAGAGCGTCCCGACGGCCTCCAACGCCGCCCGCTACGCCGAGATAGTTCGCGGCAAGGCGCTCTTGCGCTCCGTCATAGACGTCGGCAGCCGCATAACGGAGGACGCCTTCCGCGAACCCGAGGACGTAACGGAGGCGTTGGACTCAGCCGAGCAGCTCATCTACGGCGTCTCGAACAGGACGCTAAAGCAGCACCTGGCCCCGGTCTCGGAGCTCGCGCCCGGGGCTCTGGAGATGATCCAACGCCTCTACGAACAGGAGGGCGAGGTAACCGGCGTCGAGGCCGGATTCGAGGACCTCGACCGGCTCACGACCGGCTTCCACAAGAGCGACCTGGTCGTCCTCGCCGCCAGGCCGGCCATGGGGAAATGCCTGAGCGCCGACGCCGAGATCGTGCTCGCCGACGGCAGCGTCAGGACCATCGAGGAGATCTTCCACCAGCGGAAAGCGCGACTGATGACGCTCGGGAACGGTCACAAGCTTTCCTGGACCAGCCCGAGCGAGTTCATAGACGACGGGGTGAAGCCCGTCTTCCGGGTGACGACGCGCCTCGGGCGTGAGATCAAGACGACGCTCACCCACCCGTTCCTTACGATGGGCGGATGGCGAAAGCTCGGGGAGCTTTCGGTGGGCGACCACGTCGCCGTCCCGCGCCGGATGCCGGTCTTCGGAGACAAACCGCTCGGTACCCACCGCGTCAAACTCCTCGCCTACATGCTCGGCGACGGCAACATGACCGGACGCACGCCCCGCTTCACCAACGCCAACCCGACCGTGCGCAAGGACTTCGCGGATGCCATCGGCGAGTTCGGTGGTCTGTACTTTCGGGCCGAGACCTCCGACGGCACGCGGACGCCGACGCTTTGCGTCTGCTCCGACCGCGTGGTCGTTCGACGGCACCGGGAGGAATTTGCCAGGACGTTGCGGGCTGCGGCGCTGCAGTCCGGCCGTCCCGCCAGCGAGCTCGCCGGCCTGGTGGGGGTCAGCCCGGCATCGGTAACCAACTGGACCCTGGGCAAGACCGTTCCGAACGAAGCCACCGCGCTCAGGCTCCGCGGGGCGCTCTCCGAAATTTCCGTGGCCCTTGAAGTCTCCGGCCTGGACCGGGCGCGTACCAACGCCCCGAACGCGCTGCGGCGCTGGCTAGACGGGCTCGGACTGTGGGGATGCGGGGCGAAAGACAAATTCGTTCCTGACCTCGTTTTCCGGACCCCGCGCGAAGAGCTGGCCTTGTTCTTGAACCGCCTCTTCGCGACCGACGGGTGGGCCACGGTACTGGCTTCCGGACAGACCCAGCTAGGTTACTGCTCAGTGAGCGATAAGCTCGCCCGGCAGGTCCAACACTTGCTGCTGAGGTTCGGTGTGATCTCCTCGCTACGAGAGAAATCCGTGAAGTACGGAGGCGCACGTCGCCCGGCTTACCAGCTGGACATCACCGGCGCGGACTCGATCCGTGCCTTCATCCAGGAGATCGGCATCTTTGGCAAAGAAGAAGCCGTGGTGCGTGTCTCTGAAGCCCTGGAAAACAAACGCCGCCACGCCAACCGGGATCTGGTACCGCGCGAAGTATGGAAGCTCATCGACGAGGCCAGGGAAGGTGAGTCGTGGTCCTCATTGGCCCGGCGGGTGGGCCACGGTCCGGGGCACAATCTCCACGTCGGCACGCGGTCCCTCTCAAGAGAGAGGCTGGCCCTGTTCGCCGAAGCGCTGGACGATGAAGGCCTGCGAGATCTCGCCGGTAGCGACGTGTACTGGGACCGCATCGTCAGCATAGAGCCGCTCGGCCTCGAGCAGGTGTACGACCTTACAGTCCCCGATACCCACAACTTCGTCGCCAACGACGTCTGCGTCCACAACACCGCGCTTGCTTTGAACGCTATATGGCACGCTGCTGGCGAGAAAAAGATGCCGGTTGCGATCTTCTCTCTGGAGATGAGCAAGGAGCAACTCGTGCAGCGCCTCATCTCACAGACGACCCGCATACCGGCCCAGGCTTTGAGGAGCGGCAACGTCAAGGCCGAGGACTGGCCGAAGCTCCTCAGGGGCGTGGCGCAGGTCAGCGAGGCTCCCATTTGGATCGACGATACAGCGGGTGTTACGTTGATGGAGATGCGCGCGAAGGTGAGGCGCCTCGCGAGCCAGCTCGGCGCCACCGGTGGGCCGCCGCTCTCGCTCGTCGTCGTGGACTATTTGCAGCTCATGATCGGGCAGGGCAGCCGCAACGACAACCGTCAGCAAGAGATCGCCGAGATCTCCCGCGGTTTGAAGGTCCTCGCCCGCGACCTCGACGTCCCCGTCCTCGCCATCGCCCAGCTCTCCCGCGCCGTCGAATCCCGCCACGACAAACGTCCCATGCTCTCGGACCTCAGGGATTGTGTGACCGGGGATACGCTGGTGTTGCTCGCGGACGGCCGTCGCGTGCCCGTGCGAGAGTTGGTTGGAGCGACGCCGCGCGTGCTGGCGATGTCGCCCGGAGGGAAGATCGTGGAGTCCGAGGCCGACCGCGTGTGGTCGGTGGGACGGCGTCCGGTCTTTACGGTGAGGCTCGCCAGCGGACGCGAGGTTAGGGCCACGGCCAGGCACCGGCTTTTCGGCGCTGACGGTTGGATACGTGTGGGAGAGCTGCGTCCTGGCGACAGGCTCGCGCTGGCTCGTGGCGTACCGGAGCCGGAGGCCGCGGGAAGATGGTCCGAGGCACGCCTGGCGTTGCTGGGGCACCTGATCGGGGACGGCAGCTACTTGAGCGGCCAGCCGTTACGCTACTGCACCGCCTCGGAGGAGAACAGCCGCCTCGTCGCGAAGTCGGCCATAGAAGAGTTCGGCGTTCGGGTGAACCGCCACGCGGGAAGGGACAACTGGCACCAACTCGTCTTGAGCGGCAACGGCAACCGCTGGCATCCCGCGGGTGTGAACCGTTGGCTGCGCGAACTTGGCATCTTCGGCCAGAGGTCCCACGAGAAACGCATCCCCGAACCCGTCTTCGGGCTCGGCAACGAGTCCATCGTTGTCCTGCTCAGGCATTTGTGGGCTACCGATGGGACGATCTTTGCTCGCAAACCGGGGACGCACGGTTCCTCCACGATCTGCTTCTCCACCAACAGCAGGGGCCTCGCGGACGACGTTGCCGCCCTGCTTCTGCGCATCGGCATCGTGGCCCGGCTTCGTGAGGTCGACCAGGGCGGACACCGCCCGATGTTCACGGTCTCCGTCTCCGGTACTCGCGACCAGAGACTCTTCCTCGATCAGGTGGGAGCCTTCGGTCCCCGTCGCGAGGGGGCTGAGAAGCTCGCGCGACTCCTTGCATCCCGTCGCGATGGAACCAACGTGGATACACTGCCCGCCGAGTTCTTCGCAAAGGTGAAGGCGAGCATGGCAGCCCGTGGTGTCTCCCACCGCGCCATGTCGCTGGCGAGAGGCACGTCCTACGGCGGCTCGTCGCGGTTCCGGTTCGCACCATCTCGCACACTGATGGCCGAATACGCCAGCCTGCTCGAAGACGAAACGCTGCTCGCCGACGCGGAGAGCGATCTCTTCTGGGACCGGGTGGTAGAAGTGGTGCCTTCGGGAGAGGAAGAGGTCTTCGACCTAACCGTTCCAGGACCGGCTTCCTGGCTCGCCGACGGCATCGTCAGCCATAATTCGGGCGCCATCGAGCAGGACGCGGACATGGTAATGTTCTTGTATCGAGACGAATACTACAATCCCGAATCGGACGACAAGGGCATAGCGGAGGTCATCGTTGGCAAGCACCGCAACGGGCCTACGGGCAAGGTGCAGCTCGCGTGGCTGGAGCAGTACACCAAGTTCGCCTCACTGGCCCGCCGCGGCTAGCGGCGTCCATGCTCCGCGGCTCCGTCCAGCCACCGGCCAGAGCGTCCTTGGCCGCTGACAAGCTGAAGCGCTGACCGGCTGACAAGCTACCTGATCTTCGTCCCCATGGCGTGGTACCCACCATCGACGTGAATGAGCTCCCCGGTGGTCGCGGGCCACCAGTCGGAGAGGAGGCTCACCACCGCCCGCCCGACCGGCTCGGGGTTCGTCGTCTCCCATCCCAGGGGCGCCTGCCTGCCCCACTCGCCCTCTATCTCCTCGAAGCCGCTGATGCCCTTGGCGGCCAGGGTTTTTACTGGGCCTGCCGAGACCAGGTTCACCCTGATGCCCTTCTCGCCAAGATCGCGGGCGAGGTAGCGGGAGGTAGACTCCAGGGCCGCCTTTGCCACGCCCATCCAGTCGTAGGAGGGCCAGGCCACGCGGGCGTCGAAGTCGAGGCCGACGACGGAGGCCCCTGGTTTCATCAGGTCCGAGAGGCCGACGGTAAGAGCCTTCAACGAATAGGCCGACGTCTGGACGGCCGTCGCGACCGAGGGCCACTCGGCCGTGAGGAAGTTGCCGCCGAGGGCGTCCTCGGGGGCGAAGGCGATGGCGTGGACGACGCCGTGGACCTGCCCCCAGCGTTCTTTCAGGTCGGCGGCGACGGCCTCGATGTCCTCGGGCTTGTTGACGTCCAGCTCAAGAATGGGGGGCTGGGGATCCAGCTTTCTCGCTGTCCTTTCGGTGAGGCTGCGGGCGCGGCCGAAGCTGCTCAGAACCACCTCCGCGCCCTGTTCGGCCGCCAGCCGCGCCGCTGAGTAGGCTATGGACCGGCGGTCCAGGACACCCGTAACCAGCACCTTCTTGCCTTCTAGCAGTCCAGACATCTCGCCTCCCGGGGCTTCGTCCCTCACAAAGTCCGGCACAGTCTACGGAAAGAGCAAAGAGCTTTCAGCGGTCAGCTATCAGCCAGTCGTCTCGATCCGTCACGCCGCCCGTTGCCCGAACCGTCGGATATGGCGCCGCCCGGTGGGGACCTGGGCGGCAAGAAGCTGACAGCTGATAGCGAGGGGCTGCAAAGCAGGCCCGACGCGTGCTGATAGCTGACCGCTCTACTCGGTCGTCTCCTCCTGCGGGCGTTGCTGCTCGTAGGAGTCCGTGACGCGGGCCTCCCAGGCCAGCAGGTCGTCCCGGAGGTCCTCTATCTTCTTGTCGCCCTGCTCTTCGATCAGGTTTTTCTTCTCTTCGGGATCTTCCGAGAGGTCGTAGTACTCCTCGCCGCGGTTGCCGTAGGAGTAGATGTACTTCTTATCCCCGTCGATGCTCGCCAGGCAGGTGCGCTCGTGGTAGCAACTCGCCACGAGCCTTCGGTCCTCCGGCGGAGAGAGAAGCGAGAAGCCGGGGTAGTCGCCGCCTTCCACCCTGTACCCGAGCATGTCGGCGACCGTCGGCAGGACGTCGAGTTCGTTGACGTTCTCCTCGACGCGTCGCGGTTCGGGGTTCTTGGGATCGTGGACGAGGAGGGGGATGTGGAGGCCTTCCTGGTAGATCGTGTTGTCGTGCTGCTTGAGGCCGTGTTCGCCGAAACCCTCGCCGTGGTCGCCCAGGATCACGAATATGGTGTCCTCGTAGAGCCCGAGGTCCTTGTACTGGTCGAAGAGCTTCTCCAGAAAGAAGTCCTGGTAACGGACGGTGTTCAGGTACCTGTTCAACTCCGGGTCTGACGAGTACTTCTTCGTGCCGTAGCGCTGCGGGACCACGTAGTTGTGGTGGGGGGTGACCGTCAGGTACGTGGTCATGAACGGGCCGTCGTCGGCGTTCTCTTCGAGCCAGGCGCGGCTGGGCTTCAGCATGATCTCGTCCTCGAACCCGAAGTAGTTGACGCGCTGGTAACCCGTCTTGCTCATGTCCTCTATCGCCTGGAAGTGCCCGTACCCGAAGTTGTCCACGAGCTGGGGCCTGCGCTCGAAGGTCTCGGTGGCCGACTGGAAGAAGGCGCTGTTGTAGCCCTGCTCTTCCAGGAGCTCCGGCAAACACCGGGCCGGGATGATGCCAGGCTCGGACTCCGTCTTCTGGGTGTCGAGGGGCGGAGGCACCCCGCAGGCGGTCGCCACCAGCGCCTTTGAGGTGTGCGGGACCACGGCGTGGGCCCGCTCCGCCATCAGGCTCTCTTCGGAGAGTTCGTCCAGGAACGGCGTCGTGTCGATCTCGTCGTTGTACGCGGTCGTCGATTCCGCGCGCGTCGACTCGAGGAAGACCAACACCACGTTTCGTTTCTCGGTCTCGGGCGTGGGGGAGAGGCTCGTGTCCGTCGGGAGGGATTCCGGGGAGACGTTCGCCTCGACCTCCGTCGTGGCGACCTCGTTGACCACCATGTTCGCCAACGGGTCCCTGGCGAAGGCGTTGCCCGCGTTGGTCACGCTCGGCACTACCGAAAGGGAGAAGAGCAGGACGGCGGCCAGGCCGACGGTGAGCGGGGCCCGGCCCGGGCTCCCCGGGGCGTCCGGCTGGGGATCCCAGGTGCCGGTAAACAGGCGGGTCAGCAGGGCCGGGCCCGCGAGGGTGTAGAAGAGGATGACGGAGACCAGGGCCCAGTGCAGGGTCGTCGTCTCCGAGCCGATGGCGCCCTGGATCTCCCCGATCGAGGAGATCGAGACGAGCACGAAGCTCAGGTCCAGCGTCGAGCCCGTGGTCGTGTAGAAGAAGTGGGCGCTGGTGGTCAGGATCACGACCACCACGACGGCGAGGTGAAACAGGATCAGGACCGCGCGCCTGGGCCAGCCGCCCCTCACGACGGCGAAGACGCCGATCCAGAGCGCCGCGAACCCGAGGTTGAAGAGGAGGTCGGAACGGACCTGATCCAGAAAACCGAGAAAGCCGGGCGGGTCCGGACGGGTGACTATGCGGACCACTTTGAGCACGAGGTTGTAGACGACCAGGGGCACGAGTAAGCTCGCGAGGTAGATCCAATCCCCACGCGTCAACAACCTGTCGAGGCGCTTCACGACGCCCGCCCTGCCTTCGTTTGCCGCCTCAAATGCGGCAGAGTTTAACAAAATTTTCACACGAACCCGCCCTCGCAGACCACGCCGCAGGCCCGAATCCTCTCAAGAAACCTCCATGATTGACCGGCGGCGTAACGGGTAATATTGTACGGGCAGTTTGGGTGACTTGGAAAGGGAGCCCGTGCAAAAGGCGAGCAGGTAGCGGTTCGGGTCCCAGCGGGGCCTACCGCGTCCGTGAACAGGCCTGCCGCATGACACGAGGAAAGGGAGAGTGATGGCTGAAGAGACCGAGATCCGCACTTACGAGCCGCCGGAGGAGTTCGCCCGGCAGGCCAACGTGGACGATGCTTCGGTGTACGACGAGGCGGAGAAAGATTACGAAGGATTCTGGGAGAAGCGGGCGAAGGAGCTCCACTGGTTCAAGGAGTGGGACCAGGTCCTCAACTGGGACCCGCCCGAGGCCGAGTGGTTCGTCGGGGGCAAGCTGAACGTCGCCTACAACTGCCTGGACTACCAGGTCGAGCAGGGCAGGGGGGACAAGACGGCCATCCTCTGGGAGTCCGACGAGCCGGGCGAGGGGAAGGCCTACACTTACTCCGAGCTCACGGCGGAGGTAAAGAAGTTCGCCAACGTGCTCAAAGGGTTGGGCGTCGGGAAGGGCGACCCGGTCGCGATCTACATGCCCATGATCCCCGAGCTTCCCATCGCCATGCTCGCCTGCGCCCGCATCGGTGCCCCGCACTCGGTCGTCTTCGGCGCCTTCTCTGGCGACTCTTTGCGCGACCGCATAAACGACTGCGAGGCGAAGGTCCTCGTGACCGCCGACGGCGGCCCCCGCGGCGGCAAGACGGCGTACCACAAGAAGAACGCCGACGAGGCCCTCAAGGACACTCCCTCCATCGATAGCGTGGTCGTCGCTAAACGCGTCGGCGAGGACGTGCCCATGACGGAGGGCCGCGACCACTGGTGGGAAGACCTCGCGGCCGAGGCCGAAGACGAGTGCCCGGCCGAGGAGATGGACTCGGAGGACATCCTCTTTATCCTTTACTCCTCCGGCTCGACCGGCAAGCCCAAGGGCATCGTGCACACCACGGGCGGCTACCTCACCCAGGTCAAGGCCACGACCAGGTGGGTCCTCGACGTCAAGGACGACGACGTCTACTGGTGCCAGGCCGACATAGGGTGGGTCACCGGCCACTCCT carries:
- a CDS encoding GNAT family N-acetyltransferase, coding for MPSGYSFRQMDAADAREISGWRYEPPYDFYNGDADPDDLAELLDEERRKDVYFSALDEEGDLVGFFQFEKTSETMDVGLGLRPDLTGRGIGEEFCSAGLGFARERLAPRRFTLSVTTFNERAIRVYERAGFGRGETYMHETNVGGYEFLFMEREA
- a CDS encoding ABC transporter ATP-binding protein; this translates as MENGVPNAVETVGLRKVYGEGSTAVRALDDVSLAFPNGEFAAIMGPSGSGKSTLLHILGALDKPSEGRVIVGGTELSGLSDRELTLLRRRRMGFVFQFFNLIPTLSAEENVLLPVLISGKKPGKYARRVDELLDLVGLTGRRDHRPDELSGGEQQRVAIARALIRFPDIILADEPTGNLDSRTGAEVLVLLKESAARYDQTILMVTHDPRAASASDRAVFLSDGRVVDEARDPNPDDILERIRTLESLG
- the rpsF gene encoding 30S ribosomal protein S6, giving the protein MTTYEAMLIVIPELDEEQVENTVGRFRTIIERTGGEAGEPKHWGRRKLAYEIDNRTDGFYVVMEFTTGERTLVELKRILRVSDDVLRHTIVKLPPSYAHKPLPEPEEVPA
- the rpsR gene encoding 30S ribosomal protein S18 translates to MGKRRSGPPRGGRPVKSKPCVFCKEDVAYVDYKDYNVLRRFVSDRGKIRARRVTGLCPQHQREAATSIKRAREMALLPYVVGR
- the rplI gene encoding 50S ribosomal protein L9 is translated as MQVILTQDVDKIGQRGDIVDVSRGYVRNFLVPRNLAEVATPGKMEEARREMAESEERDRRLAERAEEIAATLNKSVITIEARTGEDERLFGSVTAANVADAVEKARGVRIDRRRVRMDEPIKSLGTHQVPIQVHGDVEASVKVIVVPKL
- the dnaB gene encoding replicative DNA helicase, whose product is MRSVETGADAARVPPHDLDAERAVIGALLVSETAVAAVAEQLTAEEFYSETHRIIYGAMMRLYSRGDRIDQITLTNELNSINEFDRVGGRAYVFQLVESVPTASNAARYAEIVRGKALLRSVIDVGSRITEDAFREPEDVTEALDSAEQLIYGVSNRTLKQHLAPVSELAPGALEMIQRLYEQEGEVTGVEAGFEDLDRLTTGFHKSDLVVLAARPAMGKCLSADAEIVLADGSVRTIEEIFHQRKARLMTLGNGHKLSWTSPSEFIDDGVKPVFRVTTRLGREIKTTLTHPFLTMGGWRKLGELSVGDHVAVPRRMPVFGDKPLGTHRVKLLAYMLGDGNMTGRTPRFTNANPTVRKDFADAIGEFGGLYFRAETSDGTRTPTLCVCSDRVVVRRHREEFARTLRAAALQSGRPASELAGLVGVSPASVTNWTLGKTVPNEATALRLRGALSEISVALEVSGLDRARTNAPNALRRWLDGLGLWGCGAKDKFVPDLVFRTPREELALFLNRLFATDGWATVLASGQTQLGYCSVSDKLARQVQHLLLRFGVISSLREKSVKYGGARRPAYQLDITGADSIRAFIQEIGIFGKEEAVVRVSEALENKRRHANRDLVPREVWKLIDEAREGESWSSLARRVGHGPGHNLHVGTRSLSRERLALFAEALDDEGLRDLAGSDVYWDRIVSIEPLGLEQVYDLTVPDTHNFVANDVCVHNTALALNAIWHAAGEKKMPVAIFSLEMSKEQLVQRLISQTTRIPAQALRSGNVKAEDWPKLLRGVAQVSEAPIWIDDTAGVTLMEMRAKVRRLASQLGATGGPPLSLVVVDYLQLMIGQGSRNDNRQQEIAEISRGLKVLARDLDVPVLAIAQLSRAVESRHDKRPMLSDLRDCVTGDTLVLLADGRRVPVRELVGATPRVLAMSPGGKIVESEADRVWSVGRRPVFTVRLASGREVRATARHRLFGADGWIRVGELRPGDRLALARGVPEPEAAGRWSEARLALLGHLIGDGSYLSGQPLRYCTASEENSRLVAKSAIEEFGVRVNRHAGRDNWHQLVLSGNGNRWHPAGVNRWLRELGIFGQRSHEKRIPEPVFGLGNESIVVLLRHLWATDGTIFARKPGTHGSSTICFSTNSRGLADDVAALLLRIGIVARLREVDQGGHRPMFTVSVSGTRDQRLFLDQVGAFGPRREGAEKLARLLASRRDGTNVDTLPAEFFAKVKASMAARGVSHRAMSLARGTSYGGSSRFRFAPSRTLMAEYASLLEDETLLADAESDLFWDRVVEVVPSGEEEVFDLTVPGPASWLADGIVSHNSGAIEQDADMVMFLYRDEYYNPESDDKGIAEVIVGKHRNGPTGKVQLAWLEQYTKFASLARRG
- the fabI gene encoding enoyl-ACP reductase FabI, with translation MSGLLEGKKVLVTGVLDRRSIAYSAARLAAEQGAEVVLSSFGRARSLTERTARKLDPQPPILELDVNKPEDIEAVAADLKERWGQVHGVVHAIAFAPEDALGGNFLTAEWPSVATAVQTSAYSLKALTVGLSDLMKPGASVVGLDFDARVAWPSYDWMGVAKAALESTSRYLARDLGEKGIRVNLVSAGPVKTLAAKGISGFEEIEGEWGRQAPLGWETTNPEPVGRAVVSLLSDWWPATTGELIHVDGGYHAMGTKIR
- a CDS encoding LTA synthase family protein yields the protein MKRLDRLLTRGDWIYLASLLVPLVVYNLVLKVVRIVTRPDPPGFLGFLDQVRSDLLFNLGFAALWIGVFAVVRGGWPRRAVLILFHLAVVVVVILTTSAHFFYTTTGSTLDLSFVLVSISSIGEIQGAIGSETTTLHWALVSVILFYTLAGPALLTRLFTGTWDPQPDAPGSPGRAPLTVGLAAVLLFSLSVVPSVTNAGNAFARDPLANMVVNEVATTEVEANVSPESLPTDTSLSPTPETEKRNVVLVFLESTRAESTTAYNDEIDTTPFLDELSEESLMAERAHAVVPHTSKALVATACGVPPPLDTQKTESEPGIIPARCLPELLEEQGYNSAFFQSATETFERRPQLVDNFGYGHFQAIEDMSKTGYQRVNYFGFEDEIMLKPSRAWLEENADDGPFMTTYLTVTPHHNYVVPQRYGTKKYSSDPELNRYLNTVRYQDFFLEKLFDQYKDLGLYEDTIFVILGDHGEGFGEHGLKQHDNTIYQEGLHIPLLVHDPKNPEPRRVEENVNELDVLPTVADMLGYRVEGGDYPGFSLLSPPEDRRLVASCYHERTCLASIDGDKKYIYSYGNRGEEYYDLSEDPEEKKNLIEEQGDKKIEDLRDDLLAWEARVTDSYEQQRPQEETTE